From the genome of Arthrobacter alpinus, one region includes:
- a CDS encoding methylated-DNA--[protein]-cysteine S-methyltransferase, whose protein sequence is METEIDTQAIDTQAKVPMPAELAALVAGEATALDRLTGQFRTAAAADGLMDVAYRVVDSPVGALLLAGTERGLVRVAFAREGHAAVLDSLAATISPRILLAPARLDAAAREVEEYFARRRQAFDLPLDFRLATGFRREVLAHLPDIGYGHTASYAAVAALTSSPRAVRAVGTACARNPLPLVVPCHRVIRSDGSRGAYLGGADAKALLLALEAGTA, encoded by the coding sequence ATGGAAACCGAAATCGACACGCAGGCAATCGACACGCAGGCAAAGGTGCCCATGCCGGCCGAGTTGGCGGCCCTTGTGGCAGGTGAGGCAACGGCCCTGGACCGGCTGACCGGCCAGTTCCGGACGGCAGCGGCGGCCGACGGCCTGATGGATGTGGCGTACCGGGTGGTGGACTCCCCTGTGGGCGCCTTGCTGCTGGCAGGCACGGAGCGAGGCCTGGTCCGTGTGGCGTTTGCCCGCGAGGGGCACGCTGCGGTACTGGATTCTCTGGCTGCCACCATCAGCCCGCGCATCTTGCTGGCACCGGCACGCTTGGACGCCGCGGCACGTGAGGTTGAGGAGTATTTTGCCCGGCGGCGCCAGGCGTTCGATCTGCCGCTTGACTTCCGGCTGGCCACCGGCTTCCGGCGCGAGGTGCTGGCCCATTTGCCCGACATCGGGTACGGGCACACGGCCAGCTACGCCGCCGTGGCCGCCCTGACCTCAAGCCCGCGGGCCGTGCGGGCGGTGGGCACGGCGTGCGCACGCAACCCGCTTCCCCTTGTGGTGCCCTGCCACCGCGTGATCCGCTCCGATGGTAGCCGGGGCGCCTATCTGGGCGGGGCAGACGCCAAGGCCCTGTTGCTGGCGCTAGAGGCGGGAACGGCCTAG
- a CDS encoding RNA polymerase sigma factor, which translates to MSRPVPPFEVLVASHGATVLRVCRALVGVQEADDVWQESFLAALRAYPASGNVRNWEAWLVAIARNKAMDHHRAAGRLPVPASDDGPEAAGCLAAAGGDDVVRSVEAGQDADRVWAALAKLPPKQREAVVYHHLAGLAYAEVAGLLGNSEASARRAASDGMRSLRAHLAQDREDCS; encoded by the coding sequence TTGAGCCGTCCTGTTCCCCCGTTTGAGGTCCTGGTAGCCAGCCACGGCGCCACCGTCTTGCGCGTGTGCCGGGCCCTGGTGGGCGTCCAGGAGGCCGACGACGTCTGGCAGGAGAGCTTTCTGGCGGCCCTACGCGCGTACCCGGCCTCGGGAAATGTTAGGAATTGGGAGGCCTGGCTGGTCGCGATTGCCCGCAACAAGGCAATGGATCACCACCGGGCGGCCGGGCGACTTCCGGTCCCTGCCAGCGACGATGGCCCCGAGGCGGCCGGTTGCCTAGCCGCAGCGGGAGGGGACGACGTCGTCCGTTCCGTGGAAGCCGGGCAGGACGCGGACCGGGTGTGGGCGGCGCTAGCGAAACTGCCACCCAAGCAGCGCGAGGCAGTGGTGTACCACCATTTGGCCGGTCTGGCCTATGCCGAGGTGGCCGGGCTGCTGGGGAATTCCGAGGCGTCGGCGCGGCGGGCGGCCTCGGACGGGATGAGGTCGCTGAGGGCGCATCTGGCGCAGGATCGAGAGGACTGTTCGTGA